Proteins encoded in a region of the Chloroflexota bacterium genome:
- the galK gene encoding galactokinase, producing MTLQERFESLYGRPATASVSAQGRVNLIGEHTDYNDGFVLPMALPLATRVAAAPRADDRVRVSSRERDDGAISTYRYGDEQPAGSWVDYVQAVTSVLTAARYRLDRGLDIALESDVPLGSGLASSAALLVALMRAARGVLGLELDDVSLARLAQRAENDFVGARVGIMDQLCASLGDEHHALFVDTQSLAYERVLFPDTLELVVINSGVSHSNAAGDYNTRRSECEWACALLGVSSLRALTLDDLPRIDALPAPLNRRARHVVTENQRVLDMVAALKAGRLDELGPLMAGSHASMRDDYEVSVPEIDLLVALAVAHPEVVGARLTGGGFGGSIVALTRRGAAAAIGFAVVAAYRARTGLNGRLLVPAGG from the coding sequence ATGACGCTGCAAGAACGCTTCGAGTCCCTGTACGGCCGGCCGGCCACCGCGAGCGTGTCGGCGCAGGGGCGTGTGAACCTGATCGGCGAGCACACTGACTACAACGACGGCTTCGTATTGCCGATGGCGCTGCCTCTGGCGACGCGGGTCGCGGCCGCGCCGCGCGCAGACGACCGCGTGCGGGTCAGCAGCCGCGAGCGCGACGATGGCGCGATCTCGACCTATCGGTACGGCGACGAGCAGCCGGCCGGGTCGTGGGTCGACTACGTGCAGGCCGTCACCAGCGTCTTGACTGCCGCCCGCTACCGCCTCGACCGAGGCCTGGACATCGCCCTGGAGTCGGATGTGCCGCTCGGGAGCGGGCTGGCGTCGAGCGCCGCGCTGCTGGTGGCGCTGATGCGGGCGGCGCGCGGGGTACTCGGCCTGGAGCTGGACGACGTATCGCTGGCGCGGCTCGCTCAGCGGGCCGAAAACGACTTCGTCGGGGCGCGCGTCGGGATCATGGATCAGCTGTGCGCCAGCCTCGGCGACGAGCACCACGCCCTGTTCGTGGACACCCAGTCGCTCGCCTATGAGCGCGTGCTCTTCCCGGACACGCTGGAGCTGGTCGTCATCAACTCGGGCGTGTCGCACAGCAACGCAGCCGGCGACTACAACACGCGTCGCTCGGAGTGCGAGTGGGCCTGCGCGCTGCTCGGGGTCAGCAGCCTGCGCGCCCTGACGCTTGACGACCTGCCGCGCATCGACGCGCTGCCCGCTCCGCTGAACCGTCGGGCGCGCCACGTGGTGACCGAGAATCAACGGGTGCTCGACATGGTGGCCGCGCTGAAGGCCGGACGGCTCGACGAGCTTGGCCCGCTGATGGCCGGCTCGCACGCCTCGATGCGGGACGACTACGAGGTCTCGGTGCCGGAGATCGATCTGCTGGTTGCGCTGGCCGTAGCGCACCCGGAGGTGGTCGGGGCGCGCCTGACCGGCGGCGGCTTCGGCGGATCCATTGTCGCGCTGACGCGCCGTGGGGCAGCCGCCGCTATCGGGTTCGCGGTGGTGGCGGCCTATCGCGCACGGACCGGTCTGAACGGCCGGCTGCTCGTGCCGGCGGGCGGCTAA
- the rnhA gene encoding ribonuclease HI gives MQNDSVGPVAHTDGGCLGNPGPGGWGVHIEFPDGRVVELGGGEAHTTNNRMELRAAIEAARATAGYPQVTIITDSQYVRRGVTEWLAGWKRKGWITSTGQPVLNRDLWEELDRANGPHITWDWTRGHSGDPGNERCDEIAGWFSRLIGPLPNGRRPAARPTRSPAPGASTPRARPERAAPGPTGPASASPGSGPAGTVYLSVVDGILKRHATWGECEARVRGVGRALFKKVRNREEERDVLRRWGITEADLFGV, from the coding sequence ATGCAGAACGATTCAGTCGGGCCCGTCGCACACACCGATGGCGGCTGCCTCGGGAATCCCGGCCCCGGTGGCTGGGGTGTCCACATCGAGTTCCCAGACGGCCGCGTGGTCGAGCTTGGCGGCGGCGAGGCCCACACGACGAACAATCGGATGGAGCTGCGGGCGGCCATCGAAGCGGCCCGCGCCACCGCCGGCTATCCCCAGGTGACCATCATCACCGACAGCCAGTACGTCCGACGCGGCGTCACCGAGTGGCTGGCTGGCTGGAAGCGCAAGGGCTGGATCACCTCGACGGGGCAGCCCGTGCTGAACCGCGACCTGTGGGAGGAGCTGGACCGGGCGAACGGACCGCACATCACCTGGGACTGGACCAGGGGCCACTCAGGCGACCCCGGCAACGAGCGTTGTGATGAGATCGCTGGCTGGTTTTCGCGGTTGATTGGGCCGTTGCCGAACGGCCGGCGACCGGCCGCGCGGCCAACGCGCTCCCCGGCGCCCGGGGCCAGCACGCCACGCGCCCGACCCGAGCGCGCGGCGCCAGGGCCGACCGGTCCGGCGTCTGCATCCCCAGGCTCCGGACCGGCCGGCACGGTCTATCTCAGCGTGGTGGACGGCATCCTGAAGCGCCACGCTACCTGGGGCGAGTGCGAGGCGCGCGTTCGAGGGGTGGGCCGGGCGCTCTTCAAGAAAGTCCGCAACCGCGAGGAGGAGCGCGACGTCCTCCGCCGCTGGGGCATCACCGAGGCAGATCTGTTCGGAGTGTGA
- a CDS encoding alpha/beta fold hydrolase has translation MPRPPIDLRYSEHGVGGAGPIVLLHGFPLNRAMWDEQVASLADRYHLIVPDLRGHGETDAPDGPYEMADHAGDVLALLDRLGHQRAAVVGLSMGGYILLQLMTRAPERLSAVVLADTMGEADAPERKQARADQAEVIRSLGLGAFADLVLPRMFGPTVPADRPHLVERFRQTILSQQPEAVVAALQGLAARPDMMAALPGVKLPTLVVVGSDDMATTSGHAHNLAAAIPGATLVVLPGAGHMSNWEDPDGFNRAVRLFLDRTLSPG, from the coding sequence ATGCCCCGTCCGCCCATCGATCTGCGCTACTCGGAGCACGGCGTTGGCGGCGCTGGCCCCATCGTGCTGCTGCATGGGTTCCCGCTCAACCGGGCCATGTGGGACGAACAGGTCGCCAGCCTCGCCGACCGCTACCACCTGATCGTGCCGGACCTGCGCGGCCACGGCGAGACGGACGCACCGGACGGCCCGTATGAGATGGCGGATCACGCGGGCGACGTGCTGGCGCTGCTCGACCGGCTCGGCCACCAGCGCGCGGCGGTCGTCGGCCTGTCGATGGGCGGCTACATCCTGCTGCAACTGATGACGCGCGCGCCGGAGCGGCTCTCGGCGGTCGTCCTGGCCGACACGATGGGCGAGGCCGACGCTCCTGAGCGCAAGCAGGCCCGTGCCGACCAGGCGGAGGTCATCCGGTCGCTGGGGCTTGGCGCGTTCGCCGACCTGGTGCTCCCCCGGATGTTCGGCCCGACGGTACCCGCCGACCGACCGCACCTGGTCGAGCGGTTTCGCCAGACGATCCTGAGCCAGCAGCCCGAGGCGGTGGTGGCGGCGCTTCAGGGGCTGGCCGCGCGGCCCGACATGATGGCGGCGCTCCCCGGCGTGAAGCTGCCGACGCTGGTCGTCGTCGGCTCAGATGACATGGCGACGACCAGCGGCCACGCCCACAACCTCGCCGCGGCCATCCCCGGCGCGACGCTGGTGGTGCTGCCCGGGGCAGGGCATATGTCAAACTGGGAGGATCCGGACGGGTTCAATCGGGCCGTCCGCTTGTTCCTCGACCGAACACTCAGCCCAGGCTGA
- a CDS encoding MMPL family transporter, with translation MTAASPRPPHHTDPFFRLGHWIHRRRWLVLAAWAVLVLATLPLAPTAASRLAPGGFSTARLEAQRATSEIQAALGENPSTLLVIFTHPTLATTDPAYLDAVDTALAELRTLPLVARVTTHRDNPRQAAPDGHTAYAVIALRSLPDQFRGVIPQINGALRPTELTTTLTGAPVFFSDIQSVTERDLRRAEFISFPFAGLALILVFGSLVAAAIPAVIGGTAVIATLGAVVVITRFTDISIFAMSLVSMLGLGLGIDYSLFVVSRFRDELARHDVPDALGIAMATAGKAVLFSGLTVFIGLLGLTMFTFNALRSLGIAGSVVVALSVVAALTLLPAILAVVGRKVDALSVIRPAQEKTGFWHAVAARVMRRSGLIFLVVMALLTALGAPFLHVKFGAPDASILPADVQSRQGFDQLRRAFGEGEISPILISVQAPESIYAPDRLVALDEFVSRIKADPRVERVDSIMALDPRLTRDQHLLIFRDPARIYEPYARALAADTTRERFTLVRVVSKGSQTSDLSKSLVKAIRNTPVGGDLSFKVAGGTAGVIDYSEGLYSELPRALLFIVAATYFVLLLLFRSVILPIKALIMNTLSILASYGALVVVFQDGALAGLLGFQPLGFIEASLPIVMFCVLFGLSMDYEVFLLSRVKEAYDGGLDNSQSVAVGLEQSGRLITSAAAIVVLVSSSFIAADIILIKALGLGTAIAVFLDATVVRGLLVPATMQLLGDWNWWAPRAVLRLLPARLGGAA, from the coding sequence ATGACCGCAGCTTCTCCGCGTCCGCCTCACCATACTGACCCCTTCTTTCGCCTCGGCCACTGGATCCACCGTCGCCGCTGGCTCGTGCTGGCCGCCTGGGCGGTCCTCGTCCTGGCGACCCTGCCGCTCGCGCCGACGGCTGCCAGCCGGCTGGCCCCAGGAGGATTCTCGACCGCGCGGCTGGAGGCCCAACGCGCCACATCCGAGATCCAGGCCGCCCTGGGCGAGAACCCCTCGACCCTGCTGGTGATCTTCACGCACCCGACGCTCGCGACCACGGACCCGGCCTACCTGGATGCCGTGGACACGGCGCTGGCCGAGCTACGGACCCTGCCGCTCGTCGCCCGGGTCACCACCCACCGCGACAACCCCCGGCAGGCCGCCCCGGATGGCCACACGGCCTACGCCGTCATCGCGCTGCGCTCGCTGCCGGACCAGTTCAGAGGGGTGATCCCGCAGATCAACGGCGCGCTCCGCCCGACGGAACTCACGACCACACTGACGGGCGCGCCGGTCTTCTTCAGCGACATCCAGAGCGTCACCGAGCGCGATCTGCGCCGGGCCGAGTTCATCTCGTTCCCGTTCGCCGGCCTCGCGCTGATCCTGGTGTTCGGCTCGCTGGTAGCCGCCGCCATCCCGGCCGTCATCGGCGGCACGGCGGTGATCGCCACGCTCGGGGCAGTCGTGGTCATCACGCGGTTCACCGACATCTCGATCTTCGCGATGAGCCTGGTGAGCATGCTCGGGCTGGGCCTGGGCATCGACTACTCGCTGTTCGTCGTCAGCCGCTTCCGCGACGAGCTGGCCCGACACGACGTGCCTGACGCGCTGGGAATCGCGATGGCGACGGCCGGCAAGGCGGTGCTGTTCTCGGGCCTGACGGTCTTCATCGGGCTGCTCGGCCTGACGATGTTCACTTTCAATGCGCTGCGGTCGCTCGGCATTGCCGGCTCGGTCGTCGTGGCGCTCTCGGTGGTGGCGGCGCTCACGCTGCTCCCGGCGATCCTGGCCGTCGTGGGCCGCAAGGTTGACGCCCTCTCGGTCATCCGACCGGCGCAGGAGAAGACCGGCTTCTGGCACGCCGTCGCCGCGCGGGTGATGCGTCGCTCGGGCCTCATCTTCCTGGTGGTGATGGCGCTCCTGACGGCGCTCGGCGCACCGTTCCTGCACGTCAAGTTCGGCGCACCCGACGCCTCGATCCTGCCGGCCGACGTGCAGTCGCGCCAGGGCTTCGACCAGTTGCGGCGCGCGTTCGGCGAGGGCGAGATCTCCCCGATCCTGATCTCGGTCCAGGCGCCCGAGTCGATCTACGCCCCCGACCGCCTCGTCGCGCTCGACGAGTTCGTCTCCCGCATCAAGGCCGATCCGCGCGTCGAGCGCGTGGACAGTATCATGGCGCTCGACCCGCGCCTGACCCGCGACCAGCACCTGCTGATCTTCCGCGACCCAGCCCGCATCTACGAGCCGTATGCGCGGGCGCTGGCCGCCGACACCACGCGTGAGCGATTCACCCTCGTTCGCGTGGTCAGCAAGGGCAGCCAGACCTCTGACCTGTCCAAGTCGCTGGTCAAGGCGATCCGCAACACGCCCGTCGGCGGCGACCTCAGCTTCAAGGTCGCGGGTGGCACGGCCGGCGTGATCGACTACTCGGAGGGTCTCTACTCGGAGTTGCCGCGCGCCCTGCTCTTCATCGTCGCCGCGACCTACTTCGTCCTGCTGCTGCTGTTCCGCTCGGTGATCCTGCCGATCAAGGCGCTGATCATGAACACGCTCAGCATCCTGGCAAGCTACGGCGCGCTGGTCGTCGTGTTCCAGGACGGTGCGCTGGCAGGACTGCTCGGCTTTCAGCCGCTCGGCTTCATCGAAGCATCGTTGCCCATCGTGATGTTCTGCGTCCTCTTCGGCCTGTCGATGGACTACGAAGTCTTCCTGCTCTCCCGCGTGAAGGAAGCGTACGACGGCGGCCTGGACAACAGCCAGAGCGTCGCCGTGGGCCTGGAGCAGAGCGGTCGCCTGATCACGAGCGCAGCCGCCATCGTCGTGCTGGTCAGCAGCAGCTTCATCGCCGCCGACATCATCCTGATCAAGGCGCTCGGGCTCGGGACGGCCATCGCCGTCTTCCTGGATGCGACCGTCGTCCGAGGGCTGCTGGTGCCCGCCACCATGCAGCTGCTCGGGGACTGGAACTGGTGGGCGCCGCGCGCGGTGCTGCGGCTGCTGCCGGCCCGCCTCGGAGGGGCCGCCTGA
- a CDS encoding carotenoid 1,2-hydratase, which translates to MHPRHRTLTSLLLALVLLAGCAAPREPGLPPAPPPTPAVYPPVTFPKDEAPHNDLTEWWYYTGHLQAADGRQWGFEHVVFQVLRANLPPFYISHFAVTDRARKRFVFGERSSQGVQAQPPEGFALEVGGWSMRGLLGQDQLAASTDEYAVDLRLSATKPPVLHDGGLVTFGPAGDSYYYSRTRMEISGAIVDHGERIPVTGLSWFDKQWGNFVVVGGGWDWFSLHLDDGTELMLNLIKDDRGVTQIAYGTYVAEDGQFQHLPGSQFEVSVLGQWTSPHTGFTYPSGWRATLPGQSLDLTIRPVIPDQELNTQRSTGKIYWEGAQEVTGTRGGQPLSGRGYVELVGYER; encoded by the coding sequence ATGCATCCCCGACATCGCACACTCACCTCACTCCTGCTGGCGCTGGTACTCCTGGCAGGGTGTGCCGCCCCTCGCGAGCCAGGACTGCCGCCGGCCCCGCCGCCCACGCCTGCCGTCTATCCACCCGTCACCTTCCCCAAGGATGAGGCTCCGCACAACGACCTCACGGAGTGGTGGTACTACACCGGCCACTTGCAGGCCGCTGACGGCCGACAGTGGGGCTTCGAGCACGTCGTGTTTCAGGTGCTGCGCGCGAACCTGCCGCCGTTCTACATCTCCCACTTCGCGGTGACCGATCGTGCGCGCAAGCGGTTTGTCTTCGGCGAGCGCAGCAGCCAGGGCGTGCAGGCGCAGCCGCCGGAGGGCTTCGCGCTCGAGGTCGGCGGCTGGTCGATGCGTGGCCTGCTTGGCCAGGATCAGTTGGCCGCCAGCACCGACGAGTACGCCGTCGATCTTCGACTCAGTGCCACCAAGCCGCCGGTGCTCCACGACGGCGGGCTGGTGACCTTCGGCCCGGCCGGCGACTCGTACTACTATTCACGAACCCGCATGGAGATCAGCGGCGCCATCGTCGATCACGGCGAGCGGATCCCTGTCACCGGCCTCTCCTGGTTCGACAAGCAATGGGGCAACTTCGTGGTAGTCGGCGGCGGCTGGGACTGGTTCAGTCTCCACCTCGACGACGGCACTGAGTTGATGCTGAACCTGATCAAGGACGATCGAGGAGTCACGCAGATCGCCTATGGGACGTACGTCGCGGAGGACGGCCAGTTCCAGCATCTGCCTGGCTCGCAGTTCGAGGTCAGCGTGCTCGGCCAGTGGACCAGCCCGCACACCGGCTTCACCTACCCGAGCGGCTGGCGCGCGACGCTCCCCGGCCAGTCGCTCGACCTGACGATCAGGCCGGTCATCCCCGACCAGGAGCTGAACACGCAGCGCTCGACCGGCAAAATCTACTGGGAGGGCGCACAGGAGGTGACGGGCACGCGGGGCGGCCAGCCACTGTCTGGCCGTGGGTACGTCGAGCTGGTCGGGTACGAGCGGTAG
- a CDS encoding YdcF family protein: MLRWLRRLAVLLLLMAMVAGTAFVAPGFLLEGPSEPLAASDAIIVISGDEALARYREGVRLYRAGWAPKLIFSGATWDGSHSNGDVMRGMAIADGVPASAILVDPHGDDTYGNAVHTKSIMQEQRLTSAVLVTSPYHLQRAVLTFRGVYADTGIRLIGRAAPDGEWRKTNWWLKPETRALTVRELEKLGYVAVTGRYN, translated from the coding sequence ATGCTGCGCTGGCTGCGCCGGCTCGCCGTCCTGCTGCTCCTCATGGCGATGGTCGCGGGAACGGCGTTCGTCGCACCGGGATTCCTGCTGGAAGGCCCGAGTGAGCCGCTGGCCGCGAGTGACGCGATCATCGTCATCAGCGGCGACGAGGCGCTGGCCCGCTACCGCGAGGGCGTGCGCCTCTACCGGGCCGGCTGGGCGCCGAAGCTGATCTTCTCCGGGGCGACCTGGGACGGCAGCCACTCCAACGGCGATGTCATGCGCGGCATGGCCATCGCGGATGGTGTCCCGGCCAGCGCGATCCTGGTCGATCCGCACGGCGACGACACCTACGGCAACGCCGTGCACACGAAGTCGATCATGCAGGAGCAGCGGCTGACCAGTGCCGTCCTGGTGACCTCGCCGTACCACCTGCAGCGGGCCGTCCTGACGTTCCGGGGCGTGTATGCCGACACCGGCATCCGCCTGATCGGCCGGGCCGCGCCGGACGGCGAGTGGCGCAAGACGAACTGGTGGCTCAAGCCTGAGACGCGCGCGCTCACGGTTCGCGAGCTTGAAAAGCTCGGGTACGTTGCGGTGACGGGCCGCTACAACTGA